Proteins co-encoded in one Callospermophilus lateralis isolate mCalLat2 chromosome 2, mCalLat2.hap1, whole genome shotgun sequence genomic window:
- the LOC143389141 gene encoding olfactory receptor 52K1-like: protein MAVVLSNNSHLFPHTFFLVGIPGLTAAHIWISLPFCFMFFLALPGNGILLFLIWTEHSLHQPMFLFLAMLSFVDLVLSLSTLPKMLAIFWFDATAISSYSCLSQMFVIHAFSAMESGVLVAMAFDRFVAICNPLHYATILTPVVVTKIGGLVGLRGVGLTIFFPSLARRLPYCGSHTIAYTYCEHMAVVKLACGATTVDNLYAFTVAVFLGVGDVAFIAYSYGQIVKTVMRIPSPEARAKAGSTCTAHVCVIFFFYGPGFLSVVMQRFGPPTASAAKVILANLYLLFPPALDPIVYGVKTKQIRERLFTILGSKQIDPT from the coding sequence ATGGCCGTGGTTCTTTCCAACAACTCTCATCTCTTTCCACATACctttttcttggttggcatcccagGACTGACTGCTGCCCACATTTGGATCTCACTTCCTTTCTGTTTCATGTTTTTCTTGGCACTGCCTGGGAATGGCATCCTGCTTTTTCTCATCTGGACAGAGCACAGTCTTCACCAGCCCATGTTTTTGTTTCTGGCCATGCTGTCTTTTGTGGACCTGGTCCTCTCCCTTTCCACTCTGCCCAAGATGCTGGCTATTTTTTGGTTTGATGCTACAGCCATCAGCTCCTACTCTTGCCTTTCCCAGATGTTTGTCATCCATGCATTCTCTGCCATGGAGTCAGGGGTGCTCGTGGCCATGGCTTTCGACCGCTTTGTGGCTATCTGTAATCCACTGCATTACGCAACCATCCTGACCCCAGTTGTTGTCACCAAGATTGGGGGCCTGGTGGGGCTTCGAGGTGTGGGGTTGACCATCTTCTTTCCAAGCTTGGCTCGTCGACTGCCCTACTGTGGCTCGCACACGATTGCCTATACCTACTGTGAACATATGGCAGTGGTAAAGCTGGCCTGTGGGGCCACCACTGTGGACAACCTCTATGCTTTTACTGTGGCAGTCTTTCTTGGTGTCGGGGATGTGGCCTTTATTGCCTACTCCTATGGGCAGATTGTGAAGACTGTGATGCGTATTCCTTCACCTGAGGCACGTGCAAAAGCAGGCAGCACGTGCACAGCTCACGTCTGtgtcatcttcttcttttatggACCAGGCTTTCTTTCTGTGGTCATGCAGCGCTTTGGGCCACCCACAGCCTCTGCTGCCAAGGtcatccttgctaatctttactTGCTCTTTCCTCCTGCATTGGATCCCATTGTCTATGGGGTTAAAACCAAGCAGATCCGGGAGCGGCTGTTCACAATTCTAGGCTCCAAACAGATTGATCCCACTTGA